A region of the Thiomicrorhabdus sp. genome:
GTTGCTGTGGCTTGGTAGGTTGGTGTAATACTCATAACGATAAGAGTAGTAAGTAACATCACAATAAAAACTAAGCTAATAATGCTCCATTTTTTACGCCAAACTGCCTTAATTAAAGGTAATAGGTCGATGACATCGTTATTTTGTGAGATGTTGTTGTCTGTTTGGTTTTGCATATTGATTGAGTTACCCATTAAAAGAAACCTTGACCAATAGTGATGGTGTCACCTGGCATAACCCGGTCTTCCATTGAAACGTATTTTGGTTTTTTGTTTTTATCTGCTTCACGAATAATAGTTATGCGGCGTTCAGAGGCTCGCTCTGTTAAACCTCCTGCTAAAGCAGTCGCTCTCCTTACCGTTAACCCGGGTTGGTATGGATAGCCGCCAGGCTGTTTAACTTCACCACTTATATAGAACTGACGGTATTCTAAAATACTGACACTGACTTTAGGGTTAACTAAATAATCACCTTCTAGCTTGGCAGCAATTTTGTTTTGTAGTTGTAAGGCGGTTAATCCTTGTGCATTAACTTCACCCAAAAATGGGTAAGAAAAACTGCCAGCATCGTTGAGTTTAAGGGATTCAAAACTTAAGTCAGGCTCAGCGAATACAGTGATTGAAATAACATCTCCAGAGGAGAGTTGGTAATCAGTATTGGTGCTTTTTGTTGTGTCTGCCCAGGCTAAAGCAGACATAAGAATGAGGTTGAGAGTGATGATTAGGCGTAAAAACTTTGCCATAAATACTTTACCTGATTTGTGTTGTTGAATATGCAATGAGTGCATTGTGTAAAGTAATGCACACTTGAGATTATAAGCCGACAGTAAATGTTAGTTTAAAAATATTACGGTTATATTCTTGTGCATTGTCAGTTGAGGTTCTGTTACTATTTTGATAATCAAAAGCGATATCGGCCCAACGACGAATATTGTAGGTAATGCCCGCACCAACCGAGTTGGTTGTATCCTTACGAATACCTTTGTAGTCATCTGTTCTGTTGCTTAAATAGACTTGACTTGCATAACCTCTGCCCCAATCGTGTTTCCATCGCAAGTTATTATTTGTGGTATCGGTGTAAGAAGCTCCGTAACTACCTTCATCAATTTTTTGATTTGTAGTAAAGATGACGGTTGAATAGGTTAATGGACTCCAATCTACACTGACCTCCCATGTAGTGAGGCTGGCATTTTTTCGGTTTGCATCATCAAAATCTTTTGTTTCACTACCAATTTTTGCATGCCCAGTAGTTTTTGCGGTTGCTTCCCACTGTGCACCGAGTAAGTAAGATAGATTGGTGCTGTTTAATGCTTTATTGGTGATGTAGTCATAGCGAGAGCCGTTAAGTTCTGCTACTAATTTAGTTTTATCAGTGACTTTATACAAAAAAGCAGCTCTGTATGCGTTTGAATCTCTTTCTCGGTCTAAGTTCAAACCATTGTCTGAGCGATAGATAACATGATTTACACCAAGTTCTATATTGCCAGTAGCTGATGGAGCACCATAAACATAGCTAGCACCGATATTGGTTTGTTTGAAGCTGTTAATGGTTCCAGGAACATATGCATTTGCAGCACTTTCTGTTCTGTTTAGGCCCGCTTCAATATCAAGTTTATTGCGAACATCAAAATTAAATGTTCCTGTGCCTTTAACAAAGTAACTGGTTAAGTCTTTAGCGTTTGACGCACTATACATGTCGTGTTTTATGCCGGACTTTAATTGATAAAGGGTTTTATCTCCGTATGCGGTGATTTGCACGCCAGGTGCAATAGTGGTAATCCAAGAATCAGGACCATTTTTTATGGCTTGG
Encoded here:
- a CDS encoding polysaccharide biosynthesis/export family protein, producing MAKFLRLIITLNLILMSALAWADTTKSTNTDYQLSSGDVISITVFAEPDLSFESLKLNDAGSFSYPFLGEVNAQGLTALQLQNKIAAKLEGDYLVNPKVSVSILEYRQFYISGEVKQPGGYPYQPGLTVRRATALAGGLTERASERRITIIREADKNKKPKYVSMEDRVMPGDTITIGQGFF
- a CDS encoding outer membrane beta-barrel protein, translated to MNKYNKHLITAIALIHSGTSYALDPAAIDFDGIEVTPALEVSGTYDDNYQAIKNGPDSWITTIAPGVQITAYGDKTLYQLKSGIKHDMYSASNAKDLTSYFVKGTGTFNFDVRNKLDIEAGLNRTESAANAYVPGTINSFKQTNIGASYVYGAPSATGNIELGVNHVIYRSDNGLNLDRERDSNAYRAAFLYKVTDKTKLVAELNGSRYDYITNKALNSTNLSYLLGAQWEATAKTTGHAKIGSETKDFDDANRKNASLTTWEVSVDWSPLTYSTVIFTTNQKIDEGSYGASYTDTTNNNLRWKHDWGRGYASQVYLSNRTDDYKGIRKDTTNSVGAGITYNIRRWADIAFDYQNSNRTSTDNAQEYNRNIFKLTFTVGL